A single region of the Kocuria rosea genome encodes:
- the gltB gene encoding glutamate synthase large subunit: MTSTPAGTPGDTSAQGGTDPRPADPAETAQEQPESPFEQFSNAPEEQGLYHPDEEKDACGLAVVATLNGAPSHEIVDAALTALRNLEHRGAVGGDEGTGDGAGLLTQLPDAFFRAVLDFELPPLGGYAVGTAFLPHGGENAERIQGALEDLARSEELQVLGWRPVPIAESVVGRSAREVMPYFVQLFVAETTPAPEDEAARRRLDQKAFRLRKRAQNRSGVYFPSLSSRTIVYKGMLTTQQLEPFYPDLSDERFTTELAIVHSRFSTNTFPSWPLAQPMRTLAHNGEINTVKGNRNWMRARQSQLKSPLLGRNPEELFPICSEGASDSQSLDEVAELLVLSGRPVTQAMMMMIPEAWENHETMDPARKAFYRYHASFMEPWDGPAAVAFTDGVQVGSLLDRNGLRPGRFWVTDDGLVVFASEVGVVDVGDRKIVRKGRVSPGTMFLVDTAQGRIVEDAEIKAQIASAAPWEEWADSNIVDITDLPEREHMIHPRSSITLRQKTFGYTQEELKMIVGPMAAKGAEPIYAMGTDTPIAVLSEKSRTLFDYFVQSFAQVTNPPLDAIREELVTSLRGSVGPSGNLLTTERVRTRQVAVDFPVIDNDQLDQFLHLEGEDGMPAALKVRGLYRPDGGAESLRARIAEICEKVSAAVARGVEYVIVSDRDSNGAWAPIPSLLLTSAVHHHLLRSATRTKVALVVEAGDVREVHHVALLIGYGASAVNPYLAMESAEELVRSGDLTGITTEHAVHNLIKALGKGVQKIMSKMGISTVSSYCGAQVFEALGLSRELVDDYFTGTHTQIGGIGLDVIAEETASRHRRAYPADGVTEPHRDLETGGEYDWRRDGPPHLFNPQTVFRLQHATRTGRYDIFKSYTKLVDDQTKKLLTLRGLLGFTADRKPVPLEEVEPVSSIVKRFQTGAMSYGSISQEAHETLAIAMNRLGAKSNTGEGGEDVDRLLDPQRRSAIKQVASGRFGVTSLYLTNADDIQIKMAQGAKPGEGGQLMAQKLYPWIARTRHSTPGVSLISPPPHHDIYSIEDLAQLIYDLKRSNPQARVHVKLVSEIGIGTVASGVTKAKADVVLVSGHDGGTGAAPLNSLKHAGAPWELGLAETQQTLMLNGLRDRVVVQADGQMKTGRDVIVAALLGAEEFGFATAPLIVEGCIMMRKCHLDTCPVGVATQNPELRKRFTGRAEHVVNFFEFIAEEVREYLAQLGFRSIEEAVGHAEVLETKDAIDHWKAHGLDLSPILHSTVLEHRGAAVRNMRGQDHELEKHFDNELIRLSRAALEKREPVRIQQHIINTDRAVGTMLGHVVTRTFGTDVLAHDTIDVTLTGQAGQSLGAFLPQGITLRLEGDANDYSGKGLSGGRIIVRPERDAVFEASENVIAGNVIGYGATSGEIFLRGTVGERFLVRNSGATAVVEGIGDHGCEYMTGGTALVLGRTGRNFGAGMSGGVAYVIDLAETSVNKQARDGGELQLLPLDEADAEVVLALITKHAEETGSELADRLLADPVATLGRFTKVLPREYAAVQGIREEARTQGQDPDGDEAWHKILEVTTRG; the protein is encoded by the coding sequence ATGACCTCTACCCCGGCCGGCACCCCCGGTGACACTTCCGCCCAGGGCGGCACGGACCCGCGTCCGGCCGATCCCGCCGAGACCGCGCAGGAGCAGCCGGAGTCCCCGTTCGAGCAGTTCTCCAACGCGCCCGAGGAGCAGGGCCTCTACCACCCGGACGAGGAGAAGGACGCGTGCGGCCTCGCCGTGGTCGCGACCCTCAACGGCGCCCCGAGCCACGAGATCGTCGACGCGGCGCTGACGGCACTGCGCAACCTGGAGCACCGCGGCGCCGTGGGCGGCGACGAGGGCACCGGTGACGGCGCCGGGCTGCTGACCCAGCTGCCGGACGCGTTCTTCCGCGCCGTGCTGGACTTCGAGCTGCCGCCCCTGGGCGGCTACGCCGTGGGCACCGCGTTCCTCCCGCACGGCGGGGAGAACGCGGAGCGGATCCAGGGCGCCCTCGAGGATCTCGCGCGCTCCGAGGAGCTGCAGGTCCTCGGCTGGCGGCCCGTCCCGATCGCCGAGTCCGTGGTGGGCCGGTCCGCGCGGGAGGTCATGCCCTACTTCGTGCAGCTCTTCGTGGCCGAGACCACGCCGGCCCCCGAGGACGAGGCCGCCCGGCGGCGCCTGGACCAGAAGGCGTTCCGGCTGCGCAAGCGCGCCCAGAACCGGTCCGGCGTCTACTTCCCCTCGCTGTCCTCGCGCACGATCGTCTACAAGGGCATGCTGACCACCCAGCAGCTCGAGCCCTTCTACCCGGACCTGTCCGACGAGCGGTTCACCACCGAGCTCGCGATCGTGCACTCCCGGTTCTCCACCAACACCTTCCCCTCGTGGCCGCTGGCCCAGCCCATGCGCACGCTCGCGCACAACGGCGAGATCAACACCGTCAAGGGCAACCGGAACTGGATGCGCGCCCGCCAGTCGCAGCTGAAGTCCCCGCTGCTGGGCCGCAACCCCGAGGAGCTGTTCCCGATCTGCTCGGAGGGCGCCTCCGACTCGCAGTCCCTGGACGAGGTCGCCGAGCTGCTCGTGCTCTCCGGCCGCCCGGTCACCCAGGCCATGATGATGATGATCCCGGAGGCCTGGGAGAACCACGAGACCATGGACCCCGCCCGCAAGGCGTTCTACCGCTACCACGCCTCCTTCATGGAGCCGTGGGACGGGCCCGCCGCGGTGGCCTTCACCGACGGCGTGCAGGTCGGGTCCCTGCTGGACCGCAACGGGCTGCGCCCCGGCCGGTTCTGGGTCACGGACGACGGCCTGGTCGTCTTCGCCTCGGAGGTCGGCGTCGTCGACGTCGGGGACCGCAAGATCGTGCGCAAGGGCCGCGTGTCCCCGGGCACGATGTTCCTCGTGGACACCGCGCAGGGCCGGATCGTCGAGGACGCCGAGATCAAGGCCCAGATCGCCTCCGCCGCCCCGTGGGAGGAGTGGGCCGACAGCAACATCGTCGACATCACGGACCTCCCCGAGCGCGAGCACATGATCCACCCGCGCTCCTCCATCACCCTGCGCCAGAAGACCTTCGGGTACACGCAGGAGGAGCTGAAGATGATCGTCGGGCCCATGGCGGCCAAGGGCGCCGAGCCCATCTACGCGATGGGCACCGACACCCCGATCGCCGTGCTCTCCGAGAAGTCCCGCACCCTGTTCGACTACTTCGTGCAGTCCTTCGCCCAGGTCACCAACCCCCCGCTGGACGCCATCCGCGAGGAGCTCGTCACGAGCCTGCGCGGCTCCGTGGGCCCCTCCGGCAACCTGCTGACCACCGAGCGGGTCCGCACCCGCCAGGTCGCGGTGGACTTCCCGGTCATCGACAACGACCAGCTCGACCAGTTCCTGCACCTCGAGGGCGAGGACGGGATGCCCGCGGCCCTCAAGGTGCGGGGCCTGTACCGCCCCGACGGCGGCGCGGAGTCCCTGCGCGCCCGGATCGCGGAGATCTGCGAGAAGGTCTCCGCGGCGGTGGCCCGCGGCGTCGAGTACGTGATCGTCTCCGACCGCGACTCCAACGGCGCGTGGGCCCCGATCCCGTCGCTGCTGCTCACCTCGGCCGTGCACCACCACCTCCTGCGCTCCGCGACCCGCACCAAGGTGGCGCTGGTCGTGGAGGCGGGTGACGTGCGCGAGGTCCACCACGTGGCACTGCTCATCGGCTACGGCGCGTCCGCGGTGAACCCCTACCTGGCGATGGAGTCCGCGGAGGAGCTGGTCCGCTCGGGCGACCTCACCGGGATCACCACCGAGCACGCGGTGCACAACCTGATCAAGGCCCTGGGCAAGGGCGTGCAGAAGATCATGTCCAAGATGGGCATCTCCACGGTCTCCTCCTACTGCGGCGCCCAGGTCTTCGAGGCCCTCGGCCTGTCGCGCGAGCTCGTGGACGACTACTTCACCGGCACCCACACCCAGATCGGCGGCATCGGCCTCGACGTGATCGCGGAGGAGACGGCCTCCCGCCACCGCCGGGCGTACCCGGCGGACGGCGTGACCGAGCCCCACCGGGACCTCGAGACCGGCGGCGAGTACGACTGGCGCCGGGACGGCCCGCCGCACCTGTTCAACCCCCAGACCGTCTTCCGGCTGCAGCACGCCACCCGCACCGGCCGCTACGACATCTTCAAGTCCTACACGAAGCTCGTGGACGACCAGACGAAGAAGCTGCTGACCCTGCGCGGGCTGCTCGGCTTCACCGCGGACCGCAAGCCGGTGCCGCTCGAGGAGGTCGAGCCCGTCAGCTCGATCGTCAAGCGCTTCCAGACCGGGGCGATGAGCTACGGCTCCATCTCCCAGGAGGCGCACGAGACCCTGGCGATCGCGATGAACCGGCTCGGCGCGAAGTCCAACACCGGTGAGGGCGGCGAGGACGTCGACCGGCTGCTCGACCCGCAGCGGCGCTCGGCGATCAAGCAGGTGGCCTCCGGCCGGTTCGGCGTCACGAGCCTGTACCTGACCAACGCCGACGACATCCAGATCAAGATGGCCCAGGGCGCGAAGCCCGGCGAGGGCGGCCAGCTCATGGCCCAGAAGCTGTACCCGTGGATCGCCCGCACGCGCCACTCCACCCCGGGCGTGTCCCTGATCTCGCCGCCGCCGCACCACGACATCTACTCGATCGAGGACCTGGCGCAGCTGATCTACGACCTCAAGCGCTCCAACCCGCAGGCCCGGGTGCACGTCAAGCTGGTCTCCGAGATCGGCATCGGCACCGTGGCCTCGGGCGTCACCAAGGCCAAGGCGGACGTGGTGCTCGTCTCCGGGCACGACGGCGGCACGGGCGCGGCCCCGCTGAACTCCCTCAAGCACGCCGGCGCCCCCTGGGAACTCGGCCTCGCCGAGACCCAGCAGACGCTGATGCTCAACGGGCTGCGGGACCGCGTGGTCGTCCAGGCGGACGGGCAGATGAAGACCGGCCGGGACGTGATCGTCGCCGCGCTGCTCGGCGCGGAGGAGTTCGGCTTCGCCACGGCGCCGCTGATCGTCGAGGGCTGCATCATGATGCGCAAGTGCCACCTGGACACCTGCCCGGTGGGCGTGGCCACCCAGAACCCGGAGCTGCGCAAGCGGTTCACGGGGCGGGCCGAGCACGTGGTGAACTTCTTCGAGTTCATCGCCGAGGAGGTCCGGGAGTACCTGGCCCAGCTCGGGTTCCGCTCGATCGAGGAGGCCGTCGGGCACGCCGAGGTCCTCGAGACCAAGGACGCCATCGACCACTGGAAGGCGCACGGGCTGGACCTCTCGCCGATCCTGCACTCCACGGTGCTCGAGCACCGGGGCGCGGCGGTGCGCAACATGCGCGGCCAGGACCACGAGCTGGAGAAGCACTTCGACAACGAGCTGATCCGGCTCTCCCGGGCCGCCCTGGAGAAGCGCGAGCCCGTGCGGATCCAGCAGCACATCATCAACACGGACCGCGCGGTCGGCACGATGCTCGGCCACGTGGTGACGCGGACGTTCGGCACGGACGTCCTCGCCCACGACACCATCGACGTGACGCTCACGGGCCAGGCCGGCCAGTCCCTCGGCGCGTTCCTCCCGCAGGGCATCACCCTGCGGCTCGAGGGCGACGCCAACGACTACAGCGGCAAGGGCCTGTCCGGGGGGCGGATCATCGTGCGCCCCGAGCGGGACGCGGTGTTCGAGGCCTCCGAGAACGTCATCGCGGGCAACGTGATCGGCTACGGCGCCACGAGCGGGGAGATCTTCCTGCGCGGCACCGTGGGCGAGCGGTTCCTGGTGCGCAACTCGGGCGCCACGGCGGTGGTCGAGGGCATCGGCGACCACGGCTGCGAGTACATGACCGGCGGCACCGCCCTGGTGCTCGGCCGCACGGGGCGCAACTTCGGCGCCGGCATGTCCGGCGGCGTGGCCTACGTCATCGACCTCGCCGAGACCTCGGTCAACAAGCAGGCGCGCGACGGCGGCGAGCTGCAGCTGCTGCCCCTGGACGAGGCGGACGCCGAAGTCGTGCTGGCGCTCATCACGAAGCACGCCGAGGAGACGGGCTCCGAGCTCGCGGACCGGCTCCTGGCCGACCCCGTGGCCACGCTCGGGCGTTTCACCAAGGTCCTGCCGCGGGAGTACGCCGCCGTGCAGGGCATCCGCGAAGAGGCCCGGACCCAGGGGCAGGACCCCGACGGCGACGAGGCCTGGCACAAGATCCTGGAGGTGACGACCCGTGGCTGA
- a CDS encoding glutamate synthase subunit beta gives MADPRGFMKVTERVDRPKRPVPVRIMDWKEVQEAQDRGVLQKQAGRCMDCGIPFCHEGCPLGNLIPEWNDLVWRGLDAEAVERMHATNNFPEFTGRVCPAPCESSCVLGINQPAVTIKQIEYSIGEMGFDEGIVKPYVPQRLVGKTVAVVGSGPGGLAVAQQLTQAGFTVAVYERDDRIGGLLRYGIPDFKMEKEVLDRRLDVMRAEGTRFRPGVEIGKDITWDQLKRRYDAVVVATGATRPRDLEIPGRDLDGVHFAMDYLVQGNRVVAGDEVEDQISAAGKHVIVLGGGDTGSDCIGTANRQGAASITSLAIGRKPAADRSDADPWPMMPKVFEVSTSHEEGGDRTYMASTVEFVGEGGRLTGLKVAETEYLPDGRRAPKGGTERVIPADLVFLALGFTGNESEDITEQIGAELDGRTNLARDDRYMTSVDGVFACGDAGRGQSLVVWAIAEGRACAAAVERFLMGSTRLPEPVAPTDRAIDLTL, from the coding sequence GTGGCTGATCCGCGCGGTTTCATGAAGGTGACCGAGCGCGTCGACCGCCCCAAGCGGCCGGTGCCCGTCCGGATCATGGACTGGAAGGAGGTCCAGGAGGCCCAGGACCGGGGGGTCCTGCAGAAGCAGGCCGGCCGGTGCATGGACTGCGGGATCCCCTTCTGCCACGAGGGCTGCCCCCTCGGCAACCTGATCCCCGAGTGGAACGACCTCGTGTGGCGGGGCCTCGACGCCGAGGCGGTCGAGCGCATGCACGCCACCAACAACTTCCCGGAGTTCACCGGGCGGGTCTGCCCGGCCCCGTGCGAGTCCTCGTGCGTGCTCGGCATCAACCAGCCGGCGGTGACCATCAAGCAGATCGAGTACTCGATCGGGGAAATGGGCTTCGACGAGGGCATCGTCAAGCCGTACGTGCCCCAGCGCCTGGTCGGCAAGACCGTGGCGGTCGTGGGCTCCGGGCCCGGCGGCCTCGCGGTCGCCCAGCAGCTGACCCAGGCCGGGTTCACGGTGGCGGTCTACGAGCGCGACGACCGCATCGGCGGGCTGCTGCGCTACGGCATCCCCGACTTCAAGATGGAGAAGGAGGTCCTCGACCGGCGCCTCGACGTGATGCGCGCCGAGGGCACCCGCTTCCGCCCCGGGGTGGAGATCGGCAAGGACATCACCTGGGACCAGCTCAAGCGCCGCTACGACGCCGTGGTGGTCGCCACCGGCGCCACCCGGCCGCGGGACCTCGAGATCCCGGGCCGGGACCTGGACGGCGTCCACTTCGCGATGGACTACCTGGTGCAGGGCAACCGCGTGGTGGCCGGGGACGAGGTCGAGGACCAGATCTCCGCGGCGGGCAAGCACGTCATCGTCCTGGGCGGCGGCGACACCGGCTCGGACTGCATCGGCACCGCCAACCGCCAGGGCGCGGCGTCGATCACGTCCCTGGCGATCGGGCGCAAGCCCGCCGCGGACCGCTCCGACGCCGACCCGTGGCCCATGATGCCCAAGGTCTTCGAGGTCTCGACCTCCCACGAGGAGGGCGGCGACCGCACCTACATGGCCTCCACCGTGGAGTTCGTGGGGGAGGGCGGCAGGCTCACCGGCCTGAAGGTCGCCGAGACCGAGTACCTGCCCGACGGCCGGCGCGCCCCCAAGGGCGGCACCGAGCGGGTGATCCCGGCGGACCTCGTCTTCCTGGCCCTGGGCTTCACCGGCAACGAGTCCGAGGACATCACCGAGCAGATCGGCGCCGAGCTGGACGGCCGGACCAACCTGGCCCGGGACGACCGGTACATGACCAGCGTGGACGGCGTCTTCGCGTGCGGCGACGCCGGCCGCGGCCAGTCCCTCGTCGTCTGGGCGATCGCCGAGGGCCGCGCCTGCGCGGCCGCCGTCGAACGGTTCCTCATGGGCTCGACCCGTCTGCCCGAGCCCGTGGCCCCGACCGACCGGGCCATCGACCTCACCCTGTAG
- the trpA gene encoding tryptophan synthase subunit alpha has product MPPGLSADPGSRLAARIAECRDQGRPALVGYLPAGFPTVDESIEAAVALGTNGADVIEIGIPYSDPVMDGPVIQHATTTALANGFRVADVFRVVRAVAERTDAVPVVMTYWNPVLQMGVDTFARRLAEAGGAGMITPDLIPDEAREWFAASQAHGLDRIFLVAPSSSRERLDLVVKAASGFVYAVSVMGVTGARDAVSDVAEKLVADTRAAGAQHVCVGLGVSRREHVEEIGAYADGVIVGTALVQALADGGPEAVGALARELAGRA; this is encoded by the coding sequence CTGCCGCCGGGCCTGAGCGCCGACCCCGGCTCGAGGCTCGCCGCGCGCATCGCCGAGTGCCGGGACCAGGGCCGGCCGGCCCTCGTCGGCTACCTCCCCGCCGGCTTCCCGACCGTCGACGAGTCCATCGAGGCGGCCGTGGCCCTGGGCACCAACGGCGCCGACGTCATCGAGATCGGCATCCCGTACTCGGACCCCGTCATGGACGGGCCGGTGATCCAGCACGCGACCACCACGGCCCTCGCCAACGGGTTCCGGGTGGCCGACGTGTTCCGCGTGGTCCGTGCCGTGGCCGAGCGCACCGACGCGGTGCCCGTGGTGATGACCTACTGGAACCCCGTCCTGCAGATGGGCGTCGACACGTTCGCCCGCCGGCTCGCCGAGGCCGGGGGAGCGGGGATGATCACCCCCGACCTGATCCCCGACGAGGCCCGGGAGTGGTTCGCCGCGTCCCAGGCCCACGGCCTGGACCGGATCTTCCTGGTGGCGCCCTCCTCCTCGCGGGAGCGGCTCGACCTGGTGGTCAAGGCCGCGAGCGGCTTCGTCTACGCGGTCTCCGTGATGGGTGTCACCGGCGCCCGGGACGCCGTCTCCGACGTCGCCGAGAAGCTCGTGGCGGACACCCGCGCCGCCGGGGCCCAGCACGTGTGCGTGGGCCTGGGCGTCTCCCGCCGGGAGCACGTCGAGGAGATCGGGGCCTACGCGGACGGCGTCATCGTGGGCACCGCCCTCGTGCAGGCGCTGGCCGACGGCGGCCCCGAGGCCGTGGGCGCGCTGGCCCGGGAACTGGCCGGGCGCGCCTGA
- the pyk gene encoding pyruvate kinase — MRRAKIVATIGPAISSYENLSQAIRSGMNVARLNMSHGDHSVHDASYENLRRASADAGQTVAILADLQGPKIRLGRFADGPHELLPGDVFSITVEDVEGTASLCSTTHKALPGDVNVGDPLLIDDGRVALRATAVSDTTVTTEVVVGGAVSNNKGINLPGVAVNVPALSEKDEDDLRWALRRGVDLIALSFVRDAKDIVRVHEIMDEEGRRLPVIAKIEKPQAVDALHEIIDAFDGIMVARGDLGVELPLEQVPIVQKRAIELARRWAKPVIVATQVLESMIDSPRPTRAEASDCANAVLDGADAVMLSGETSVGKYPIETIETMARIIEAIESQALERVPALGTEPRTRGGAVTRAAVTIARQLDVSYLCTFTQSGDSARRLSRLRPAHPILAFTPEPLVTALMSLLWGVQPIQVAKVDHTDEMTRQVDLHLQEQGLAGKDDLVVICAGSPPGVAGTTNLVKVHRVGDVADAGELLGSGQRRERVGPWREG, encoded by the coding sequence ATGCGACGAGCAAAGATCGTGGCCACGATCGGCCCGGCCATCTCCTCGTACGAGAACCTCTCCCAGGCGATCCGGTCCGGCATGAACGTGGCCCGGCTCAACATGAGCCACGGCGACCACTCCGTGCACGACGCGTCCTACGAGAACCTGCGGCGCGCCTCGGCGGACGCCGGGCAGACGGTCGCGATCCTCGCGGACCTGCAGGGACCGAAGATCCGGCTCGGCCGCTTCGCGGACGGCCCGCACGAGCTGCTCCCCGGCGACGTGTTCTCCATCACCGTCGAGGACGTCGAGGGCACCGCGAGCCTGTGCTCCACCACGCACAAGGCCCTGCCGGGCGACGTCAACGTGGGCGACCCGCTGCTCATCGACGACGGCCGGGTCGCCCTGCGCGCCACCGCCGTCTCCGACACCACCGTCACCACCGAGGTGGTCGTGGGCGGGGCGGTGTCCAACAACAAGGGCATCAACCTTCCCGGCGTGGCCGTGAACGTCCCGGCCCTGTCGGAGAAGGACGAGGACGACCTGCGCTGGGCCCTGCGCCGCGGCGTGGACCTGATCGCCCTGTCCTTCGTGCGCGACGCCAAGGACATCGTGCGGGTGCACGAGATCATGGACGAGGAGGGCCGGCGGCTGCCGGTGATCGCCAAGATCGAGAAGCCGCAGGCGGTGGACGCCCTGCACGAGATCATCGACGCGTTCGACGGCATCATGGTGGCCCGCGGTGACCTGGGCGTGGAGCTGCCGCTGGAGCAGGTCCCGATCGTGCAGAAGCGCGCCATCGAGCTCGCCCGGCGCTGGGCCAAGCCCGTGATCGTCGCGACCCAGGTGCTCGAGTCGATGATCGACAGCCCGCGCCCCACCCGGGCCGAGGCCTCCGACTGCGCCAACGCCGTGCTCGACGGCGCCGACGCGGTCATGCTCTCCGGGGAGACCTCGGTGGGCAAGTACCCGATCGAGACGATCGAGACGATGGCCCGCATCATCGAGGCCATCGAGTCCCAGGCCCTCGAGCGCGTCCCGGCGCTGGGCACGGAGCCCCGAACCCGCGGTGGCGCGGTGACGCGGGCGGCGGTGACCATCGCCCGGCAGCTCGACGTCAGCTACCTCTGCACGTTCACCCAGTCCGGGGACTCCGCCCGCCGGCTCTCCCGGCTGCGCCCGGCCCACCCGATCCTGGCGTTCACCCCGGAGCCCCTCGTCACCGCACTCATGTCCCTGCTGTGGGGCGTGCAGCCGATCCAGGTCGCGAAGGTCGACCACACCGACGAGATGACCCGGCAGGTCGACCTGCACCTCCAGGAGCAGGGCCTCGCGGGCAAGGACGACCTCGTGGTGATCTGCGCCGGCTCGCCCCCCGGGGTCGCCGGCACCACGAACCTCGTCAAGGTGCACCGCGTGGGCGACGTCGCCGACGCCGGGGAGCTGCTGGGCAGCGGTCAGCGGCGCGAGCGCGTGGGACCGTGGCGGGAGGGGTGA
- the lgt gene encoding prolipoprotein diacylglyceryl transferase codes for MLLSAVPPVPALMSAPLRQGIPSPDWSGFSLGPLTVHAYALCILAGIAAALWLTTRRWAARGLDPEIVWDIVMWAVPAGIVGARAYHVLITDPAGYFGPGADPVDALRIWEGGLGIMGAVAFGAAAAWWVCRRNNVSLAVFADAAAPGLLLAQAIGRWGNWFNQELFGRPTTLPWGLEIDPGSPNFPAGLPADTLFHPTFLYESLWNLLGVVLLLALDRRFRLDGGRLFALYLVHYGLGRMLIELFLRIDPSLMVLGLRVHVWTALGLVLLGLALFAAAVLRRRRARGAAVEPSRA; via the coding sequence ATGCTGCTGAGCGCCGTTCCCCCCGTGCCCGCCCTGATGAGCGCCCCGCTCCGGCAGGGCATCCCCTCCCCGGACTGGTCCGGCTTCTCGCTCGGCCCGCTGACCGTGCACGCCTACGCGCTGTGCATCCTCGCGGGCATCGCGGCGGCGCTGTGGCTGACCACGCGCCGCTGGGCGGCCCGGGGGCTGGACCCGGAGATCGTGTGGGACATCGTGATGTGGGCCGTTCCCGCCGGGATCGTGGGCGCCCGCGCCTACCACGTGCTCATCACCGACCCGGCCGGCTACTTCGGCCCGGGCGCCGACCCCGTCGACGCGCTGCGGATCTGGGAGGGAGGCCTCGGGATCATGGGGGCCGTGGCCTTCGGCGCGGCGGCCGCGTGGTGGGTGTGCCGCCGCAACAACGTCTCCCTGGCCGTCTTCGCCGACGCCGCGGCACCCGGCCTGCTCCTCGCGCAGGCGATCGGGCGCTGGGGCAACTGGTTCAACCAGGAGCTCTTCGGCCGGCCCACCACCCTGCCGTGGGGCCTCGAGATCGACCCCGGCAGCCCGAACTTCCCGGCCGGGCTGCCGGCCGACACGCTCTTCCACCCCACGTTCCTCTACGAGTCCCTGTGGAACCTGCTCGGCGTGGTGCTCCTGCTGGCCCTGGACCGGCGGTTCCGCCTGGACGGCGGCCGCCTCTTCGCGCTCTACCTGGTCCACTACGGCCTGGGCCGGATGCTCATCGAGCTGTTCCTGCGGATCGACCCGTCCCTCATGGTGCTGGGCCTGCGCGTGCACGTGTGGACCGCCCTGGGGCTCGTGCTGCTCGGGCTGGCCCTCTTCGCGGCGGCGGTGCTCCGCCGCCGCAGGGCCCGCGGCGCCGCGGTGGAGCCCTCGCGCGCCTGA